The proteins below are encoded in one region of Sulfolobus islandicus Y.N.15.51:
- a CDS encoding MFS transporter, which translates to MKYLKIFAILSNLANNLVNPFISFVSAYFGMNSEELALITSATNAVPNISQYFLNFIKSKAKLLIFIGTLVNGLLWVISAFIPFNLTFLIVYFIITISIGIANFGWNLIMDKISKNSRGSTLSLYLVYGTIGALAATLITGLITGSNTELIREFFLISGLMLVGSAYLSRKIETDTTLEERGVKSTSLLKRFLATVFLFNLVLSLAWPIFPLAQVYKFHMNDENIAILSVETGVTTILFQRIVAKLTDTKRRLTLFLGSALFTIYPLSYALSNSIYIIYITNLASGFTNAVGSVTYIAYIFDNSDDFTIRKNLAVYNLTVGCGVMTGSILGGVAYSYVSQFYNPMYSINLMLIISSILRFSVSPLFLTIKDTRSKLK; encoded by the coding sequence TTGAAATATCTAAAAATTTTTGCAATCTTATCAAATCTTGCAAATAATCTGGTAAATCCATTCATATCATTTGTATCCGCGTACTTCGGAATGAACTCAGAGGAATTAGCCTTAATCACATCAGCAACTAATGCAGTACCTAACATTTCGCAATATTTCCTAAACTTCATTAAATCCAAAGCTAAACTCCTAATATTTATAGGTACATTAGTTAACGGGCTACTATGGGTTATAAGCGCGTTTATACCCTTTAACCTAACATTCCTTATTGTCTATTTTATTATCACGATAAGTATTGGTATTGCAAATTTTGGATGGAATTTGATAATGGATAAAATAAGTAAGAATAGTAGAGGATCCACATTATCCCTATATCTAGTTTACGGAACAATAGGGGCATTGGCAGCCACTTTAATAACGGGTTTAATTACGGGAAGTAACACGGAGCTAATAAGAGAATTCTTCCTTATCTCTGGATTGATGCTTGTTGGTTCTGCTTACTTGTCTAGAAAGATAGAGACAGATACGACATTAGAGGAAAGGGGAGTTAAAAGTACATCTTTGTTAAAAAGATTTTTAGCTACTGTATTCCTCTTTAATCTAGTATTATCATTAGCGTGGCCAATTTTCCCGTTAGCACAAGTATATAAATTCCACATGAACGATGAAAATATAGCAATATTAAGTGTGGAAACTGGAGTTACCACAATCCTGTTTCAAAGGATTGTGGCTAAATTAACCGATACTAAGAGAAGATTAACGCTTTTCCTCGGTAGCGCACTTTTTACCATTTATCCATTATCTTATGCACTATCTAATTCCATTTACATCATTTATATTACTAACCTAGCCAGTGGGTTTACTAACGCTGTGGGATCAGTGACTTACATTGCTTATATATTTGATAACTCAGATGATTTCACAATAAGGAAAAATTTGGCAGTTTATAATTTAACAGTAGGTTGCGGAGTAATGACTGGATCAATATTAGGGGGAGTAGCGTATAGTTACGTCTCACAGTTTTATAATCCAATGTACTCAATAAATCTCATGCTTATCATTTCATCCATACTAAGATTCTCTGTATCTCCCCTATTCTTGACGATAAAAGATACTCGCTCAAAGCTTAAATAA
- the bgaS gene encoding beta-galactosidase BgaS → MYSFPKNFRFGWSQAGFQSEMGTPGSEDPNTDWYKWVHDPENIAAGLVSGDLPENGPGYWGNYKTFHDNAQKMGLKMARLNVEWSRIFPNPLPKPQNFDESKQDVTEVEINQNELRRLDEHANKDALNHYREIFKDLKSRGIYFILNMYHWPLPSWLHDPIRVRRGDLSGPTGWLSTRTVYEFARFSAYIAWKFDDLVDEYSTMNEPNVVGGLGYVGVKSGFPPGYLSFELSRKAMYNIIQAHVRAYDGIKSVSKKPIGIIYANSSFQPLTEKDMEAVEMAEYDNRWAFFDAIIRGEIMKGREKVVRDDLRGRLDWIGVNYYTRTVVKKTEKGYVSLGGYGHGCERNSVSLAGLPTSDFGWEFFPEGLYDVLTKYWNRYHLHMYVTENGIADDADYQRPYYLVSHVYQVHRAINSSADVRGYLHWSLADNYEWASGFSMRFGLLKVDYGTKRLYWRPSALVYREIATNGGITDEIEHLNSVPPIRPLRH, encoded by the coding sequence ATGTATTCTTTTCCAAAAAACTTTAGGTTCGGTTGGTCTCAAGCCGGATTCCAATCTGAAATGGGCACACCAGGGTCAGAAGATCCAAATACGGACTGGTATAAATGGGTGCACGATCCAGAAAATATAGCAGCAGGATTAGTAAGCGGAGATCTCCCAGAAAACGGACCAGGCTATTGGGGAAACTACAAGACATTCCACGACAATGCACAAAAAATGGGATTAAAAATGGCTAGACTAAATGTTGAATGGTCCAGAATATTTCCAAACCCACTACCAAAACCACAAAACTTTGACGAATCAAAACAAGATGTTACAGAGGTTGAAATAAACCAAAACGAACTAAGAAGACTCGACGAACACGCAAATAAAGACGCATTAAACCACTATAGGGAAATATTCAAGGACTTGAAAAGTAGGGGGATTTATTTCATACTAAACATGTACCATTGGCCCTTACCCTCGTGGCTACACGACCCAATTAGAGTAAGAAGAGGAGATTTAAGCGGACCAACGGGTTGGCTAAGCACTAGAACAGTTTACGAATTCGCCAGATTCTCAGCCTACATAGCGTGGAAGTTTGACGACCTAGTAGACGAGTACTCGACAATGAACGAACCTAATGTAGTTGGAGGTTTAGGATATGTTGGTGTTAAGTCTGGTTTCCCTCCAGGATATCTAAGCTTTGAACTTTCCAGAAAGGCTATGTACAACATTATTCAAGCTCACGTAAGGGCATATGATGGAATAAAGAGCGTTTCTAAGAAGCCAATAGGTATAATTTACGCAAATTCTTCATTCCAACCGTTGACGGAGAAAGATATGGAGGCCGTTGAAATGGCCGAATACGATAACAGATGGGCGTTCTTTGATGCCATAATAAGGGGTGAGATTATGAAAGGGAGGGAGAAGGTTGTGAGAGATGATTTAAGGGGTAGGTTAGACTGGATTGGTGTTAATTACTACACTAGGACTGTAGTTAAGAAGACCGAAAAGGGATACGTTAGCTTAGGAGGATATGGTCATGGATGTGAGAGGAATTCAGTAAGCTTAGCAGGATTACCAACAAGTGACTTCGGCTGGGAGTTCTTCCCAGAGGGGTTATATGACGTTTTAACGAAGTATTGGAATAGGTATCATCTCCATATGTACGTTACAGAAAACGGTATTGCGGATGATGCAGATTATCAAAGACCTTATTATCTGGTGTCTCACGTTTATCAAGTTCATAGGGCAATAAATAGTAGTGCTGATGTTAGAGGATATTTGCACTGGTCCTTAGCTGATAATTACGAATGGGCTTCAGGTTTCTCCATGAGGTTTGGCCTGTTAAAGGTGGATTATGGTACTAAAAGACTGTACTGGAGACCTTCAGCCCTTGTATATAGGGAAATCGCTACAAATGGTGGAATAACTGACGAGATAGAGCACTTAAATAGTGTACCACCTATAAGACCATTAAGGCACTAG
- a CDS encoding glycoside hydrolase family 31 protein, which produces MRIGNFNVEIEFIADNILRVLYYYGREAVIDNSLVVLPNLEKLSIKGESTSPSIISLSSKSLSVDINTSNGELIIKDNKGGIVVKEKRRDLKFNEELSTYNVEQEFGLSEGERLYGLGQHAGGNGLGQSSAYKLDYNGLSITLSQRNTDIGIPFMISSKGYGILWDNYSLGSISLKGNELRVWFEAGKKIDYYVIFDDFIDDVIKGYRKLTGDTPLLPKWAYGYWQSKERYKSQDELVSVVKEFKERKIPLDVIVLDWRYWGKYGWNAFKFDEIDFPRPKDMVEEIHKMGAKLAISIWPTFGKETEVFKNMESKGCIIPGTTAVNPFKEGCRELFWSYVKRFYDIGIDAYWLDASEPETGLGLVFFSPIHDVDLGIGKGYEHLNAYPLMETKAVYEGQRRISDKRVAILTRSAFAGQQRYSAISWSGDVLGDWATLRSQIPAGLNFSISGIPYWTTDTGGFFSGNPETKAYAEIFVRWFQWSTFCPILRVHGTIFPKEPWRFPKEYQDVILKYIRLRYELLPYIYSLAWMTYSNGYTIMRPLVMDFRNDKNVYDLDEQYMFGPYIMVSPVTLPSIREKDVYLPSDEYWYDFWTDEKLEGGRTTDVKVSLGTIPLFVRGGAVLPLLGKDVSNAMEDWDVLHLRIYPGKDGYFEIYDDDGVTYDYERGKYFIVPIRWDDNKQELTIGKKRGDLEMRKRIMITWVEKGKGIEYSKPDVEVEYDGKESITVKRH; this is translated from the coding sequence ATGAGAATAGGGAATTTTAATGTGGAAATAGAATTTATCGCAGATAATATTCTCAGAGTTTTGTACTATTATGGAAGGGAAGCCGTAATAGATAATAGTCTAGTTGTATTACCGAACCTAGAGAAGCTAAGCATTAAAGGGGAAAGTACGAGTCCATCTATAATCTCTTTGTCCAGTAAATCTCTCAGTGTAGATATAAACACTTCTAACGGAGAGTTAATAATAAAGGACAACAAGGGGGGAATTGTTGTTAAGGAGAAGAGAAGGGATTTGAAATTTAACGAGGAGTTATCAACTTACAACGTTGAGCAAGAGTTTGGGTTGAGTGAGGGTGAAAGATTATATGGCTTGGGACAACATGCAGGTGGAAATGGTTTAGGTCAATCCTCAGCCTACAAGTTAGACTATAATGGTCTTTCCATCACGTTGTCTCAGAGAAATACTGATATCGGCATTCCATTCATGATTTCTAGTAAAGGTTATGGAATATTGTGGGATAACTATTCCCTAGGATCAATAAGTCTTAAGGGGAACGAATTGAGGGTTTGGTTTGAAGCTGGTAAAAAGATAGACTACTACGTAATTTTCGATGACTTCATAGACGATGTGATAAAGGGTTATAGGAAGTTGACTGGAGATACCCCTCTCTTACCTAAATGGGCTTATGGGTATTGGCAGAGTAAGGAAAGGTATAAGTCACAAGATGAGTTAGTAAGCGTAGTTAAGGAGTTTAAAGAAAGGAAGATACCCCTAGATGTAATAGTGCTAGACTGGCGGTATTGGGGAAAATATGGGTGGAACGCTTTCAAATTTGATGAGATAGATTTTCCGAGACCTAAAGATATGGTCGAGGAAATTCATAAAATGGGAGCTAAGTTGGCAATATCAATATGGCCCACTTTTGGGAAGGAGACTGAAGTGTTTAAGAATATGGAGAGTAAAGGGTGTATAATTCCGGGGACTACAGCAGTTAATCCCTTTAAGGAGGGATGTAGAGAGCTTTTCTGGAGTTACGTAAAGAGGTTTTACGATATAGGAATAGATGCCTATTGGTTAGATGCCTCAGAGCCCGAAACTGGACTAGGCTTAGTCTTCTTCTCCCCAATTCATGATGTGGATTTAGGAATTGGAAAAGGATATGAACATTTGAACGCTTACCCATTAATGGAAACTAAGGCTGTTTATGAGGGGCAAAGGAGAATTAGTGATAAAAGAGTTGCAATATTGACTAGATCTGCATTTGCCGGTCAACAGAGGTATTCAGCAATAAGTTGGTCTGGGGATGTATTAGGGGATTGGGCTACATTGAGGTCTCAAATCCCCGCTGGTCTTAACTTTTCAATTTCTGGCATACCCTACTGGACTACTGATACTGGTGGATTCTTCTCTGGAAATCCGGAAACTAAGGCTTATGCAGAGATTTTCGTTAGGTGGTTCCAGTGGAGCACTTTTTGCCCTATACTTAGAGTTCACGGTACAATATTTCCTAAGGAGCCGTGGAGATTTCCAAAGGAATATCAAGACGTTATCCTTAAGTATATAAGGCTTAGATACGAATTACTTCCTTACATTTACTCATTGGCATGGATGACGTATAGCAATGGATACACAATTATGAGACCACTAGTTATGGATTTTCGTAACGACAAAAACGTTTACGATCTTGATGAACAATACATGTTTGGTCCTTATATAATGGTATCTCCAGTAACATTGCCAAGTATTAGAGAAAAAGATGTTTACTTACCCTCTGACGAGTATTGGTATGACTTCTGGACTGATGAGAAGTTGGAAGGAGGAAGAACAACAGACGTTAAAGTTTCATTAGGTACAATACCCCTATTTGTGAGAGGTGGTGCCGTTCTACCATTATTGGGAAAAGATGTGAGTAATGCAATGGAGGACTGGGATGTACTTCACTTAAGGATATATCCAGGTAAAGATGGTTACTTCGAAATATACGATGACGATGGTGTTACGTATGATTACGAAAGGGGAAAGTACTTTATCGTACCTATCAGATGGGATGATAATAAACAAGAGCTCACCATAGGAAAGAAAAGAGGAGACCTAGAGATGAGGAAGAGAATCATGATAACTTGGGTTGAAAAAGGTAAGGGTATTGAGTACTCGAAGCCAGACGTGGAGGTAGAATATGATGGTAAGGAAAGTATTACGGTTAAAAGACATTAG
- a CDS encoding alpha-L-rhamnosidase yields MSKIIDLRVEFTINPLGLDEPKPRFSWIFMTAIRGNSQKAYRIVVGSLNNITKDSGDVWDSGIVESDDNIVEYKGLPLKSYTRYYWKVKVWDKEGKEYSSDIAWFEAGVIEPKDWTWIGGGQLMRKEFVIDKEVEEARVYISGLGYYELRINGNRVGDKALDPPWSEYTKTVYYSVYDVTKLIRKGVNATGVILGRGRFGQRFGSVKYYGEPRATVMLRVKLIDGSLVEINTDENWKCLQSGPIISDDIYLGFRYDARLELKGWDLPGFDDSSWMSCSKLPPIGKLRSSATIPATKVMAILKPRDHLNPATGIHVFDFGQNITGWVRVKVKGGIEGSEIRVRYAELLNPDGTLNTLDLRGAESTDVFILRGEEVEILEPRFTFHGFRYVEITGYPGTPSMDDVEAEVIHADLEPIGSFVSSNNLLNSIHRITLWSLKGNLMNGVETDCPQRDERMGWLGDAWLSSDSAVLNFNMIRYYEKFIKDIIESQKGDGSISDVAPPYWEIYPADPAWGTALIYIPWALYVYYNDKRILENSYDAMKKWWNYLNSMTKDGILYFNKYGDWVPPGRVRSVEHCPPEIISTWILYRDTKLLSRIAKILKKDTEAELFEEKAKQILEAFNRNFLSEVSMSHYSTMGYYSTYTSPDGSKVKFGGSQACNALPLVEDMVPKEALEQVVKSLVKSVEVDWDKHLNVGIIGAKYVPEALARYGYVDLAYDTLTQESYPSYGYMIKEGATTLWERWEKLTRSGMNSHNHHMFGSVDNWLYKYVAGLEVLEPSFKKVLIKPWLYKRLSHASASVRSIRGLVSVEWELRNSVFKLKATIPSFAEIHLPKISEKVEVLESGSIISEKTPGILSIKEGSDWIIVEASSGNYDFEVRSVKGR; encoded by the coding sequence ATGTCAAAAATAATAGACCTTAGAGTTGAGTTCACGATAAATCCCCTTGGGCTAGACGAACCAAAACCTAGATTTTCTTGGATCTTCATGACAGCAATCAGAGGTAATTCACAAAAGGCATATAGAATTGTAGTAGGAAGTTTAAATAACATCACTAAAGATAGCGGTGACGTTTGGGATTCTGGAATTGTCGAATCTGACGATAATATCGTGGAATATAAAGGACTTCCATTAAAGAGCTACACTAGATACTACTGGAAAGTCAAGGTATGGGACAAGGAAGGTAAGGAATATTCAAGTGATATAGCGTGGTTTGAGGCTGGAGTAATTGAGCCAAAGGATTGGACATGGATAGGAGGAGGTCAATTAATGAGAAAAGAGTTCGTCATTGACAAAGAGGTGGAAGAGGCTAGAGTATATATAAGTGGGTTGGGATACTACGAGTTGAGGATTAACGGAAATAGAGTAGGGGATAAAGCGTTAGACCCACCATGGAGTGAGTACACTAAGACAGTGTATTATAGCGTTTATGACGTTACTAAGCTAATTAGGAAAGGAGTTAACGCCACGGGCGTAATATTGGGGAGGGGAAGGTTTGGTCAAAGATTTGGAAGTGTAAAGTATTACGGTGAACCTAGAGCCACGGTCATGTTAAGGGTTAAACTTATTGATGGAAGTTTAGTGGAAATTAATACTGATGAAAACTGGAAGTGCCTTCAGAGTGGACCAATAATAAGTGATGATATATATCTTGGTTTTAGGTACGATGCTAGACTTGAACTAAAGGGATGGGACTTGCCGGGTTTCGATGATTCCTCTTGGATGTCTTGCTCTAAACTTCCTCCTATAGGTAAACTTAGATCATCGGCAACAATACCAGCAACGAAAGTAATGGCTATTTTGAAACCTAGGGACCACTTAAATCCCGCTACCGGTATTCACGTCTTTGACTTCGGTCAGAACATTACGGGATGGGTGAGGGTTAAGGTTAAAGGAGGTATTGAGGGTAGTGAAATAAGAGTTAGGTATGCAGAGCTTTTGAACCCTGATGGTACACTAAACACCCTTGACCTTAGAGGGGCTGAGTCAACAGATGTATTTATTTTAAGGGGTGAGGAGGTTGAGATTTTGGAGCCTAGGTTTACATTTCACGGTTTTAGATATGTGGAGATTACTGGATACCCGGGTACTCCGTCAATGGATGATGTTGAGGCAGAAGTCATTCACGCAGATCTAGAGCCCATAGGTTCCTTTGTCTCTTCAAACAATCTGCTCAATAGCATTCATAGAATAACACTTTGGAGTCTTAAGGGGAACTTGATGAATGGAGTTGAAACTGATTGTCCACAGAGGGATGAGAGAATGGGTTGGCTTGGAGATGCTTGGTTATCCTCAGATTCAGCAGTACTTAACTTCAATATGATTAGGTATTACGAGAAGTTCATAAAGGATATCATTGAATCCCAAAAGGGAGATGGGTCGATATCAGATGTTGCACCTCCATACTGGGAAATCTACCCGGCTGATCCAGCCTGGGGTACTGCACTCATATACATACCTTGGGCACTTTACGTATATTATAACGATAAGAGGATTCTGGAAAACAGCTATGACGCTATGAAGAAGTGGTGGAATTACTTAAATTCGATGACTAAGGACGGAATCTTATATTTCAATAAGTATGGTGACTGGGTTCCTCCTGGAAGAGTTAGGTCGGTTGAACATTGTCCACCAGAGATTATCTCAACGTGGATACTTTATAGGGATACAAAACTTCTATCGAGGATAGCTAAGATACTTAAGAAAGATACTGAGGCTGAGTTGTTTGAGGAGAAAGCAAAGCAGATTCTTGAGGCTTTTAATAGGAATTTCTTGAGTGAGGTTTCTATGAGTCACTATTCTACTATGGGTTATTACTCTACATATACTTCACCAGATGGATCAAAGGTGAAATTCGGTGGGTCTCAAGCGTGTAACGCATTACCTCTAGTTGAGGATATGGTTCCCAAAGAGGCCTTAGAACAAGTTGTGAAATCCCTTGTTAAGAGTGTTGAGGTAGATTGGGATAAGCATCTAAACGTAGGAATAATTGGGGCTAAATACGTTCCAGAGGCGTTGGCAAGGTATGGATATGTTGACCTTGCATATGACACTTTAACACAGGAAAGTTATCCCAGTTACGGCTATATGATCAAAGAAGGAGCTACGACACTTTGGGAGAGATGGGAAAAACTTACTAGAAGTGGTATGAATTCTCATAATCATCATATGTTTGGAAGTGTGGATAATTGGCTTTACAAGTATGTTGCCGGCTTAGAGGTTTTAGAACCAAGCTTTAAGAAAGTTTTGATAAAGCCTTGGCTCTATAAGAGGCTTAGTCACGCTTCAGCATCTGTGAGAAGTATTAGAGGGTTAGTTTCCGTTGAATGGGAGCTTAGGAATAGCGTATTCAAACTTAAAGCTACGATACCTTCATTTGCTGAAATTCACTTACCTAAAATTAGTGAGAAGGTTGAAGTGCTAGAGAGCGGATCTATTATCAGTGAGAAAACTCCCGGAATACTCTCCATTAAGGAAGGATCTGATTGGATAATAGTTGAGGCTAGCTCTGGAAACTATGATTTCGAAGTGAGAAGTGTTAAAGGTAGATAG
- a CDS encoding IS607 family transposase produces MERLLRPKEACQLLGISYSTLLRWIREGKIRVVTTEGGKYRIPYSEIKKYLKRREETRAVIYARVSSADQKEDLERQINYLTNYATAKGYKVVEVLKDIASGLNTQRKGLLNLFKLVEERSIDVVLITYKDRLTRFGFEYIEEFFSTMGVKIEVIFGEEPKDATQELVEDLIFIITSFAGNGMRSHKKTLLVQGVKKLIGELSGEDDEVKG; encoded by the coding sequence GTGGAAAGACTACTGAGACCTAAGGAGGCTTGCCAACTTCTCGGCATTTCATACTCAACACTCCTACGGTGGATTAGAGAAGGGAAAATAAGGGTAGTAACAACTGAAGGAGGGAAGTACAGGATACCTTACAGCGAGATTAAGAAGTACTTAAAGAGGAGGGAAGAAACAAGAGCAGTAATTTACGCAAGGGTTTCATCAGCAGACCAAAAAGAAGATTTGGAGAGACAAATAAACTACCTAACAAATTACGCAACAGCAAAAGGTTATAAAGTGGTCGAAGTTTTGAAAGATATAGCTAGCGGGTTAAACACACAAAGGAAAGGATTACTGAACCTCTTCAAACTGGTAGAAGAGAGGAGCATTGATGTCGTATTAATAACCTACAAGGATAGGTTGACGAGGTTCGGCTTCGAGTACATTGAAGAGTTCTTTTCAACCATGGGAGTTAAAATTGAGGTGATTTTCGGCGAGGAGCCCAAAGATGCCACACAAGAACTGGTTGAGGACTTAATCTTCATCATTACCTCATTCGCTGGTAACGGTATGAGGAGCCATAAGAAAACACTGCTTGTTCAAGGTGTAAAAAAATTGATAGGTGAGTTAAGTGGAGAGGACGATGAAGTTAAGGGTTGA
- a CDS encoding type II toxin-antitoxin system VapC family toxin produces the protein MSYVFDSSSIYKAFSFNKLSILGGNYTAILSKFELGNVIWKEVTIFKRITEDEGEKLYQFLLKVLETMNLEDLKYNEVEKIGIKNRISFYDASYVWLARNLSLPLITEDEKLRKKVSGFVNVMSLEEIK, from the coding sequence ATGAGTTACGTATTTGACTCCTCATCGATTTATAAAGCGTTTTCATTTAATAAGTTAAGTATTCTAGGAGGAAACTATACTGCAATTCTATCAAAATTCGAGTTAGGAAATGTTATATGGAAAGAGGTCACAATATTTAAAAGGATTACTGAAGATGAGGGTGAGAAATTATATCAGTTTTTACTTAAAGTCCTTGAAACTATGAATTTAGAGGACTTAAAATATAATGAAGTTGAAAAGATTGGTATTAAGAATAGAATCTCATTCTACGATGCATCTTACGTTTGGCTTGCAAGGAATTTAAGTTTACCGTTAATCACTGAAGATGAAAAATTGAGGAAAAAAGTTAGTGGATTTGTAAATGTAATGTCTTTGGAAGAAATTAAATGA
- a CDS encoding sugar phosphate isomerase/epimerase family protein, translating to MYWKVGIISDEISLDFEHAVKVIKELGAIHVEVRNLWNKNITQVSDSEFSEIRNIVEKYGLTISNLDSPTFKIYINDEKGYKEHLQILRKVIELSKKIDINYTRIFTFWYEGELKYYIDKLAERFNSAIDIAESEGVTLVIENEYSCLVGIGKELRTFLDKIKSKWVRVLWDPGNAFFARETPYPDGYELIKDDIMHLHIKDAMVKDGHFIWMPVGKGMIDYKGQLRVLKGKPYVISLETHYRNAANDPEASTKESFNGLMKILREITS from the coding sequence ATGTATTGGAAAGTAGGAATCATATCAGACGAGATCTCTCTCGATTTCGAGCACGCAGTAAAAGTGATAAAAGAGCTAGGTGCAATTCACGTTGAAGTAAGAAATTTATGGAATAAGAATATAACACAAGTATCAGACTCCGAATTTTCAGAAATAAGGAACATTGTTGAAAAATATGGGTTAACTATTTCGAATTTAGATTCTCCTACCTTTAAAATATATATTAATGACGAGAAGGGTTATAAAGAGCACTTACAAATCTTGAGGAAGGTAATAGAGTTAAGTAAGAAAATTGACATAAACTATACTAGAATATTCACCTTTTGGTACGAGGGGGAATTAAAATATTATATTGATAAGCTAGCTGAGAGGTTTAACAGTGCCATTGATATAGCTGAAAGTGAAGGGGTAACATTAGTGATAGAGAATGAGTACAGTTGTCTCGTGGGAATTGGTAAAGAACTTAGAACGTTTTTGGACAAAATAAAGTCAAAATGGGTTAGGGTATTATGGGATCCTGGTAATGCATTTTTCGCTAGGGAAACGCCTTATCCAGACGGATACGAATTAATAAAAGATGACATCATGCACTTGCACATCAAAGACGCTATGGTTAAAGATGGGCACTTCATTTGGATGCCAGTGGGAAAAGGGATGATAGACTATAAGGGGCAATTAAGAGTATTAAAGGGTAAGCCATATGTAATATCTTTAGAAACTCATTATAGAAATGCCGCAAATGACCCAGAGGCAAGTACTAAGGAGTCCTTCAATGGCTTAATGAAAATATTAAGGGAGATAACAAGTTGA
- a CDS encoding alpha/beta hydrolase has product MKVNLMHITDEINVPILIAHSKGNEVLDFRFSMEFYNQIKFTDKQILLFDKGGHIFYDYEVRQRLYKEVTEWLIKRLK; this is encoded by the coding sequence ATGAAAGTTAACCTAATGCATATAACTGATGAAATTAACGTCCCAATACTCATTGCTCATTCGAAAGGTAATGAGGTATTAGATTTCAGATTTTCAATGGAGTTTTACAACCAAATAAAATTTACTGATAAACAAATATTACTATTTGACAAGGGTGGACATATATTTTACGATTATGAAGTTAGGCAGAGATTGTATAAAGAAGTAACTGAGTGGTTAATTAAGAGATTAAAATAA